A window of Thermosynechococcus sp. NK55a contains these coding sequences:
- the metE gene encoding 5-methyltetrahydropteroyltriglutamate--homocysteine S-methyltransferase, which produces MNIQTATLGYPRIGKNRELKKALEAFWSNQLDAEALLKKAQDIELQNWQKQLEAGIDRIGIGDLSLYDSVLDWSIRLGIIPERYRSFTGLDQYFAMARGKDGIPALEMTKWFDTNYHYLVPEISESFQPTDFSDFLETVRRAQTLLGDRAVPIVLGPLTLLRLSRLETNLEQAVSYLGDRYLILLRELKNLGVVEVQIHEPALVLEDADSLKSFYQSTFDTLRQANLPIHLVTYFDDLGAAWPWVMELPVTCISLDFTRGHNLALLQQHGFPADKQLGVGIIDGRNIWKIRPESVLSTLKTIQSITANIRLHPSSSLQFVPYDAKREVKLPEPLREVLSFAEQKLDEVVLLAQVLNSNDGTHREILTKNPEFIAIQAQWQAFEQFSPVNPTVQARLRNLSVRDLERPLPYEQRRTLQPTLPPFPTTTIGSFPQTAEVRQLRVKLKRHEITQAEYEAAIDEEIAKCIRLQEEVGLDVLVHGEFERSDMVEFFGQQLSGFAFTEYGWVQSYGSRCVRPPIIYGDVARTQPMTVREFKVAQSLTDKIVKAMLTGPVTMINWSFTRTDIPRSEQAMQIALALRDEVADLEAAGAKIIQIDEPALREGLPLKAERWNEYLSWAVDAFRLAAGVAKPETQIHTHMCYSEFGDIIEHIERLDADVLSIENSRSNNETLFQITDAGYRHQVGVGVYDVHSPAVPSVEQLVQQLRTSVENLPPEQIWVNPDCGLKTRRWEEVIPSLKNMVEATRTIRQEAMQSQNNA; this is translated from the coding sequence ATGAACATTCAAACCGCAACCCTAGGCTATCCCCGTATTGGCAAAAACCGTGAGTTAAAAAAGGCCCTAGAAGCCTTTTGGAGCAATCAACTGGATGCAGAAGCTTTGCTCAAAAAAGCGCAAGACATTGAATTGCAGAATTGGCAAAAGCAGCTTGAGGCGGGCATTGATCGCATTGGTATTGGTGATTTGAGTCTTTACGATTCTGTTTTAGATTGGAGCATCCGGCTTGGCATCATTCCAGAGCGGTACCGCTCTTTTACAGGTCTGGATCAATACTTTGCAATGGCAAGGGGCAAGGATGGTATTCCAGCCCTTGAGATGACTAAGTGGTTTGATACCAACTATCACTATTTAGTACCTGAAATTAGTGAGTCTTTTCAACCAACTGACTTCAGTGATTTCCTAGAAACTGTTCGTCGTGCTCAAACCCTCTTGGGCGATCGCGCCGTTCCAATCGTGCTGGGGCCTCTCACCCTCCTACGGCTCAGTCGGCTAGAGACGAACCTAGAGCAAGCTGTTTCCTACTTGGGCGATCGCTATCTCATCCTGTTGAGGGAACTCAAAAATCTAGGTGTCGTTGAAGTGCAAATACACGAACCCGCCTTGGTCTTAGAAGACGCTGATAGCCTTAAGAGCTTCTATCAATCCACATTTGATACACTGCGTCAAGCCAACCTACCGATCCATCTTGTGACCTACTTTGATGACCTAGGGGCAGCCTGGCCGTGGGTGATGGAGTTACCTGTGACATGCATCAGTTTAGACTTTACCCGTGGGCACAACCTAGCCCTGCTGCAACAGCATGGCTTCCCAGCAGATAAGCAGTTGGGGGTAGGAATTATTGATGGCCGCAATATTTGGAAAATTCGGCCTGAATCGGTGTTGTCAACCTTGAAAACGATTCAAAGCATCACCGCCAATATTCGGCTACATCCTTCATCTTCCCTGCAATTTGTCCCCTATGATGCAAAGCGAGAGGTCAAGCTACCAGAGCCTCTGCGAGAGGTCTTGAGTTTTGCTGAGCAAAAGCTGGATGAGGTAGTCCTCTTGGCTCAGGTGCTCAATAGCAATGATGGAACCCATCGCGAAATCTTAACGAAAAACCCCGAATTCATAGCCATACAAGCTCAATGGCAAGCTTTTGAGCAATTTAGCCCTGTCAATCCAACGGTACAGGCGCGGCTTCGCAATCTGAGTGTGCGTGATTTAGAGCGCCCGCTGCCTTACGAGCAACGTCGAACACTCCAGCCAACCCTGCCGCCCTTTCCAACGACAACGATTGGATCATTTCCCCAAACCGCCGAGGTTAGGCAACTGCGGGTGAAGTTAAAACGGCATGAAATTACCCAAGCCGAGTATGAAGCAGCAATCGATGAGGAAATTGCCAAGTGCATCCGGTTACAAGAGGAAGTGGGTCTAGATGTGTTGGTGCACGGTGAGTTTGAGCGCTCCGATATGGTCGAGTTCTTTGGCCAGCAGCTCTCTGGATTTGCCTTTACAGAATACGGTTGGGTGCAAAGCTATGGCAGCCGCTGTGTACGTCCACCCATTATTTATGGTGACGTTGCCCGCACTCAGCCAATGACCGTTCGCGAGTTTAAGGTGGCACAATCCCTCACCGACAAAATTGTTAAGGCGATGCTGACTGGGCCTGTCACTATGATTAACTGGTCATTTACCCGCACTGACATTCCTCGCAGTGAACAGGCAATGCAGATTGCCCTTGCTTTGCGAGATGAAGTTGCGGATTTGGAAGCAGCCGGTGCGAAGATAATACAGATTGATGAACCTGCCCTGCGGGAGGGGCTACCCCTGAAAGCAGAACGCTGGAATGAGTATTTGTCTTGGGCTGTGGATGCGTTTCGGTTAGCTGCTGGCGTTGCTAAGCCTGAGACCCAAATTCACACCCACATGTGCTACTCCGAGTTTGGTGACATCATTGAGCACATCGAGCGGCTCGATGCGGATGTGTTGTCAATTGAAAATAGCCGCAGCAACAATGAGACCCTATTTCAAATTACGGATGCCGGCTACAGACATCAAGTCGGCGTCGGTGTTTATGATGTCCACAGCCCAGCGGTGCCCAGTGTTGAGCAGCTAGTGCAACAGCTCCGAACTTCAGTTGAAAATTTACCCCCTGAACAGATTTGGGTCAACCCTGATTGTGGATTAAAGACGCGCCGCTGGGAGGAAGTGATTCCATCCCTGAAAAATATGGTAGAAGCCACCAGAACTATCCGGCAAGAGGCGATGCAATCTCAAAATAACGCCTAG
- a CDS encoding Ycf51 family protein, whose translation MLTPTDFATYSRWAGIATLAMTGLTALAFVFRWGVRFRFVGISGFLGVVTVGLFALSIVPIVHSPVPGAGKYTLVYDNGATQAVITVPADIDFSTLEATLVQAANDLFSLGRLGRGGDRLTVIARTIQHPEPGVSEPVILGVATRSLSDRADTNVTVKLLQD comes from the coding sequence GTGCTGACCCCCACTGATTTTGCCACCTATAGCCGCTGGGCAGGCATTGCCACCCTTGCCATGACCGGCTTGACTGCACTCGCTTTTGTTTTTCGCTGGGGTGTGCGCTTTCGCTTTGTCGGTATTAGTGGGTTTCTTGGTGTTGTGACGGTCGGACTCTTTGCCCTGAGTATTGTGCCGATTGTTCACTCCCCAGTGCCTGGTGCCGGCAAATACACCCTCGTCTATGACAATGGTGCCACTCAAGCCGTGATCACTGTTCCTGCCGATATTGACTTCAGTACCCTTGAAGCAACGCTAGTACAAGCAGCCAATGATTTATTTTCCTTGGGACGGCTAGGCCGAGGGGGCGATCGCCTGACCGTGATTGCCCGTACTATCCAACATCCTGAACCGGGGGTAAGTGAGCCGGTCATTTTAGGGGTGGCTACGCGGTCGTTGAGCGATCGCGCCGATACAAATGTAACGGTTAAACTGCTGCAAGATTAG
- the clpS gene encoding ATP-dependent Clp protease adapter ClpS, with product MPSVVPQERQQVTRKHYPNYKVIVLNDDFNTFQHVAACLMKYIPNMTSDRAWELTNQVHYEGQAIVWVGPQEQAELYHEQLLRAGLTMAPLEPE from the coding sequence ATGCCGAGTGTTGTTCCTCAAGAACGGCAACAGGTTACCCGCAAACACTACCCCAACTACAAAGTCATTGTCCTTAACGATGACTTCAATACCTTTCAGCACGTGGCTGCCTGTTTGATGAAGTACATTCCCAACATGACCAGCGATCGCGCTTGGGAATTAACGAACCAAGTCCATTACGAAGGCCAAGCCATTGTTTGGGTGGGTCCCCAAGAACAGGCAGAACTGTACCATGAGCAACTTTTGCGGGCGGGCCTGACAATGGCGCCCCTCGAACCCGAATAA
- a CDS encoding 6-carboxytetrahydropterin synthase, with amino-acid sequence MDCIIHRRAEFAASHRYWLPEWSDVENRARFGGNSYFPGHGHNYELIVSIRGTVDDFGMVLNLSEVKHVIRREVIEPLNFSYLNEVWPEFQATLPTTEHIARVIWDRLFPHLPLVRIRLFEHPRLWADYTGDPMEAYLSVGTHFSAAHRLALQDLSYEENCRIYGKCARPHGHGHNYHVEITVKGSIHPRTGMVVDLVKLEEVLREQVIEPLDHTFLNEDIPYFATVVPTAENIAIYIAQLLQEPIRQLGATLHRVKLIESPNNACEILCEELPPRNEGISAALPVLERA; translated from the coding sequence ATGGATTGTATTATTCACCGCCGTGCTGAGTTTGCCGCCAGTCATCGCTACTGGCTGCCGGAATGGTCTGACGTAGAAAATCGGGCTCGGTTTGGTGGAAATAGTTACTTTCCCGGTCACGGCCACAACTACGAACTGATTGTTTCGATAAGGGGCACGGTGGATGACTTTGGAATGGTGCTGAATCTGTCTGAGGTCAAGCATGTTATTCGCCGTGAAGTCATTGAACCCCTGAATTTTTCCTATCTCAACGAGGTGTGGCCAGAGTTTCAAGCCACGTTACCCACGACTGAGCATATTGCGCGGGTGATTTGGGATCGACTCTTTCCCCATTTACCCCTTGTGCGCATTCGCCTGTTTGAACATCCCCGCCTTTGGGCGGACTATACGGGAGACCCTATGGAAGCCTATCTTTCTGTTGGTACTCACTTTAGTGCGGCCCATCGCCTAGCCCTTCAGGACCTCAGCTACGAAGAGAACTGCCGCATCTATGGCAAGTGTGCCCGCCCCCACGGCCATGGCCACAACTACCACGTGGAGATTACGGTTAAGGGCTCTATTCATCCGCGTACCGGCATGGTTGTGGATTTGGTCAAACTCGAGGAAGTCCTCAGGGAACAGGTGATTGAACCTTTGGATCACACGTTTTTGAATGAGGATATTCCCTACTTCGCGACGGTGGTGCCAACGGCAGAAAATATCGCCATTTACATTGCCCAGTTGTTGCAGGAGCCGATTCGCCAATTGGGTGCGACGCTTCATAGGGTAAAGTTGATTGAGAGTCCCAATAACGCTTGCGAAATCCTCTGCGAAGAATTGCCCCCTCGAAATGAGGGGATCAGTGCTGCTCTACCGGTGTTGGAGCGAGCCTAG
- a CDS encoding diflavin flavoprotein, which produces MPVTTTKRPPRLTLQVLDIAPETTAIRCLDWDRDRFDIEFALENGTTYNSFLIKGERIALVDTSHAKFGDRYLDQLWQLVNPSDLNYLIVSHTEPDHSGLVKDVLTKAPHVTVVASKVALQFLGDLIHQPFSQQQVKNGDRLDLGKGHVLEFVMAPNLHWPDTILTYDHGTQTLFTCDVFGAHFCNDDPFDSEPELLAPDFKFYYDCLMGPNARSVLSAFKRLEPLPPVQLVATGHGPLLRHHLDQWLESYRNWSQEQAKAATTVAIFYAANYGYSNALAEAIERGAAKTGVVVEKMDLLTAEPQDIRELTEIAAGIIIGTPPATAVAQTALSTIRAAAHAKQAIGVFESGVADAEPAYPLLNQFRDAGLVPSFPVIQVTATPTDALFQQAEEAGTDMGQWLLRDRTVKQMKALNTDLDKALGRLSGGLYIITAQKGAINSAMLASWVAQASTEPLGVSIAVAKDRAIESFLHVGDTFVLNVLEEGNYQPLMRHFLKRFPPGADRFAHVKTYPASNGSPILADALAYLECTVVSRLDAHDHWIVYSTVDSGRVSKPDGMTAVHHRKVGNHY; this is translated from the coding sequence ATGCCCGTCACTACGACCAAACGCCCACCCCGCTTAACCCTGCAGGTGTTGGACATTGCCCCTGAGACGACGGCAATTCGTTGCCTAGATTGGGATCGCGATCGCTTTGATATTGAGTTTGCCCTTGAAAACGGCACCACCTATAACTCGTTTCTAATCAAGGGTGAACGCATTGCCCTTGTGGATACTTCCCATGCCAAATTTGGCGATCGCTACCTCGATCAACTCTGGCAACTAGTGAACCCCAGTGACTTGAACTATCTCATCGTCAGCCACACCGAACCCGATCACAGTGGCCTCGTCAAGGACGTATTGACCAAAGCCCCCCATGTAACCGTGGTGGCCTCAAAGGTGGCATTGCAGTTTCTTGGGGATTTGATCCATCAGCCCTTTAGTCAGCAGCAGGTGAAAAATGGCGATCGCCTTGATTTAGGGAAAGGGCATGTTCTTGAGTTTGTCATGGCACCGAATCTCCACTGGCCAGACACCATCCTCACCTACGACCACGGCACCCAGACGCTCTTTACCTGCGATGTCTTTGGCGCTCACTTCTGCAACGATGATCCCTTTGACAGCGAGCCAGAACTGCTGGCGCCAGATTTCAAGTTCTACTACGACTGTCTCATGGGGCCCAATGCCCGCTCTGTTCTCTCCGCCTTCAAGCGCCTAGAACCCCTGCCACCGGTGCAGCTCGTTGCCACTGGTCACGGTCCGCTATTGCGCCATCATTTGGATCAATGGCTGGAGTCCTACCGCAATTGGAGCCAAGAGCAGGCTAAGGCCGCTACAACCGTAGCCATTTTCTATGCTGCCAACTATGGCTATAGCAATGCCTTGGCAGAGGCCATTGAACGGGGTGCCGCCAAAACAGGGGTGGTGGTTGAAAAAATGGATCTGCTCACGGCTGAACCTCAAGATATTCGTGAACTGACGGAGATTGCCGCTGGAATTATTATCGGCACACCACCGGCGACCGCTGTGGCTCAAACGGCCCTCAGTACAATTCGCGCTGCCGCCCACGCCAAACAGGCCATTGGTGTCTTTGAAAGTGGCGTGGCCGATGCTGAACCCGCCTATCCGCTGCTCAACCAATTTCGGGATGCCGGTCTAGTGCCCTCATTTCCAGTGATTCAGGTAACCGCCACCCCCACCGACGCCCTCTTTCAACAGGCGGAAGAAGCAGGCACTGACATGGGTCAATGGCTGTTGCGCGATCGCACAGTCAAGCAAATGAAGGCCCTAAACACTGATCTCGATAAGGCCCTTGGTCGCCTCAGTGGCGGCCTGTACATTATCACAGCCCAAAAAGGCGCCATTAACAGTGCCATGTTGGCCTCTTGGGTAGCGCAGGCCAGTACCGAACCCTTGGGGGTTTCCATTGCCGTGGCCAAGGATCGGGCAATTGAGTCATTTCTGCATGTGGGGGATACCTTTGTCCTCAACGTTCTCGAAGAGGGGAACTACCAACCCCTGATGCGCCATTTCCTGAAACGATTCCCCCCAGGGGCCGATCGCTTTGCCCATGTGAAAACCTATCCCGCCAGTAATGGCAGTCCGATTTTGGCCGACGCCCTTGCCTATCTGGAATGCACTGTTGTCAGTCGTCTGGATGCCCACGATCACTGGATTGTCTATAGCACCGTTGACAGTGGCCGCGTTTCCAAGCCCGATGGCATGACCGCTGTTCACCATCGCAAAGTAGGGAACCATTACTAA
- a CDS encoding phytoene/squalene synthase family protein, translated as MIQMVLENPVSVKDAERFCQEILPQVSRTFALSIRFLPGNLGRAVLVAYLICRIADTVEDDPVASIAAKTALLDHLLECFDSPALANSYGETARGVQGEPAHVQLVKHTGLVFALYRSLPRTSQQHVQRWVSEMVHGMKKFINLYPNGIRIQTLDEYKEYCYYVAGTVGYLLTDLWYEHSPSIGADEYQVLLKRCAAFGEALQTVNILKDIAWDAEHENSIYIPNESLILQGSSHQSILSAEHLQQNHAAIKELIALAWHDLDEAQAYLLSVPKAAIPIRLFCVLPLLFAYATLRELTHSTAMLQPGGGVKISRAEVKSLMVMGPLSILSNHGLRWLIGQVRQKPFILGGL; from the coding sequence ATGATTCAAATGGTGCTGGAGAACCCAGTTTCCGTCAAGGATGCTGAGCGCTTTTGCCAAGAGATACTCCCCCAAGTCTCACGCACATTTGCCCTCAGTATTCGTTTCCTCCCCGGAAACTTGGGTCGGGCGGTTCTTGTGGCCTATCTTATCTGTCGCATTGCCGATACCGTTGAGGATGATCCGGTTGCCAGTATTGCCGCCAAAACAGCCCTATTGGATCACCTCCTGGAGTGTTTTGACAGCCCCGCCCTGGCCAATAGCTATGGTGAAACGGCACGGGGGGTTCAAGGGGAGCCAGCCCATGTGCAACTGGTGAAACATACGGGACTCGTCTTTGCCCTCTACCGTTCTTTACCCCGTACGTCCCAACAGCACGTCCAACGCTGGGTCAGCGAAATGGTGCATGGGATGAAAAAGTTTATTAACCTCTATCCCAACGGCATTCGCATTCAGACCCTCGATGAATATAAAGAGTACTGTTACTACGTTGCAGGTACGGTTGGCTATCTCCTGACGGATCTGTGGTACGAACACTCCCCCAGTATTGGAGCCGATGAATACCAAGTGCTGCTCAAGCGCTGCGCTGCTTTTGGCGAAGCTCTCCAAACAGTGAACATTCTCAAGGATATTGCTTGGGATGCAGAGCACGAAAACTCGATCTATATTCCCAATGAATCCCTAATACTTCAAGGCAGCAGTCATCAGTCCATTCTCAGTGCCGAGCATCTTCAGCAAAATCATGCAGCCATTAAAGAATTGATTGCCCTCGCTTGGCACGATCTCGATGAAGCCCAAGCCTACTTGCTATCCGTACCCAAGGCGGCGATTCCGATTCGTCTTTTCTGCGTCTTACCGCTGCTTTTTGCCTATGCCACCCTGCGGGAGCTCACCCACTCAACGGCGATGCTCCAACCGGGGGGTGGGGTTAAAATTAGTCGCGCAGAGGTGAAATCCCTCATGGTTATGGGGCCTTTATCTATTCTCAGTAACCACGGTCTCCGCTGGTTAATTGGCCAAGTGCGGCAGAAGCCTTTTATCCTTGGCGGCCTCTAG
- the sufU gene encoding Fe-S cluster assembly sulfur transfer protein SufU: MSIDNLRTLYQQVILDHYKKPRHRGRTQPVDRQQRGHNPSCGDTIDLTVALQTNEQGETIIKDIQFEGEGCAIAMASADLMADALRGQPVSRALQMVEQFQAMMKGQFEFPPEFRKLNVMRGVAQFPVRIKCATLTWHTLRAALQQDQAPVNGFVSNEEEQ; the protein is encoded by the coding sequence ATGTCTATTGATAATCTTCGCACCCTCTACCAGCAGGTTATTCTGGACCACTATAAGAAACCCCGCCATCGGGGTCGCACCCAGCCTGTGGATCGCCAGCAACGGGGACATAATCCCTCCTGTGGAGACACGATTGATTTAACCGTTGCCCTACAGACAAATGAGCAGGGCGAAACAATCATTAAGGATATTCAGTTTGAGGGGGAAGGCTGCGCGATCGCGATGGCCTCAGCAGACTTGATGGCCGATGCCCTGCGGGGTCAGCCCGTCAGTCGCGCCCTTCAAATGGTGGAGCAGTTCCAAGCCATGATGAAGGGGCAATTTGAGTTTCCCCCAGAATTCCGGAAGCTGAATGTGATGCGGGGGGTGGCTCAGTTTCCCGTACGGATTAAGTGTGCCACCTTGACCTGGCATACCCTCCGCGCAGCCTTGCAACAAGATCAAGCCCCTGTGAATGGCTTTGTCAGTAATGAGGAGGAACAGTAG
- a CDS encoding DUF2237 family protein — translation MAKLRVKDLGTFVMTAMNVLGTPLECCCQNPLTGFYRDGFCRTGAGDVGAHVVCAEMTTAFLTFTRSRGNDLSTPVPAYQFPGLKPGDRWCLCASRWREALEAGVAPPVILEATHVSALEYVSLEDLKAHALGGNQQP, via the coding sequence ATGGCTAAACTGAGAGTTAAGGACTTGGGGACATTTGTGATGACGGCAATGAATGTGTTGGGAACCCCCTTAGAGTGCTGCTGTCAAAATCCACTCACAGGATTCTATCGGGATGGTTTTTGTCGGACGGGGGCGGGGGATGTCGGTGCCCATGTGGTCTGTGCAGAAATGACGACAGCATTTCTCACGTTTACCCGTTCGCGGGGCAATGATCTTTCGACCCCTGTGCCTGCCTATCAATTTCCGGGGTTGAAACCGGGCGATCGCTGGTGTCTGTGTGCCTCCCGTTGGCGTGAAGCCCTTGAAGCAGGTGTTGCTCCCCCTGTGATTCTAGAGGCCACCCATGTCAGTGCCCTTGAGTATGTCTCCCTAGAGGATTTGAAAGCCCATGCCCTCGGTGGTAACCAGCAACCGTGA
- a CDS encoding MAPEG family protein — MMLSNIPWLLAASLLMATLLIYFPYIFVVVGRLQAGFDMAAPRALFVKLPPFAQRAVWAHENSFETFMPFAAAVLLTLFAGVNDATVAIASLSFVVARFLYSICYIANFPLGRSLMFGVGTAATLTLFWQSLTTLAT; from the coding sequence ATGATGTTGAGCAATATCCCTTGGCTACTGGCTGCCAGTTTACTGATGGCAACACTGCTTATCTATTTCCCCTACATTTTTGTGGTGGTAGGACGCCTGCAGGCGGGCTTTGATATGGCGGCTCCCCGTGCCCTTTTTGTGAAGCTCCCTCCCTTTGCGCAGCGGGCGGTATGGGCCCATGAAAATAGCTTTGAAACCTTTATGCCTTTTGCTGCGGCGGTGCTGCTAACTCTCTTTGCGGGTGTGAATGATGCAACGGTGGCGATCGCCAGCCTTAGTTTTGTCGTAGCTCGCTTTTTATACAGTATTTGCTACATTGCCAATTTTCCCTTAGGGCGCTCCCTGATGTTTGGTGTCGGGACGGCAGCCACCCTGACGCTTTTTTGGCAAAGTCTTACCACCCTCGCCACTTAA
- a CDS encoding zinc metalloprotease HtpX, which yields MPDPESDFRLDPRYVAGLAAFNRGDYQLAIAAFKAVIASYGQRREGLKAHLHLIKAYAHTHQWQEAIDLCQLLARSPLPPIRAWAQKHLPALERYMDEEPTSPHLVFVAAKASNPPMELRQVPRIYLWLSQGATLLLIAWLLQGVIAVILSEVNEQLGVLQGWEGLMAWFLVGCLGLGLLSGGSWLWSWRLSACYGLRPVSPGELEEYSPETVMLLGRLPWSWWQPRPQVACLMTAAPVIFSYGRWQRRIIVSEGLLRSLSREELLALMATEIAQLRLGLNTLVTPLVLLLQLPYDVYYWCSRWGDRHAPPYSRQWQQRLLRGTVYGLCALLSQGSYLLFRGLELLCFWSNQLRQYYSDRQAAALVGNPNTLVMAWLRLMEVTATAVRAQGEIGASLESLRLLLPLNPTQAALWGDQPLDWPVLLQWDTAHPLRYWFRLTSSHRPLGLRLQALMTYARQWQLDPLLSLPSASSPRCQRAWQQLAPFWGAIAGLVVALILTGIGQLALWLGPVAFPLWWLADGLTLARGFIAIGIGLGLLLRFNAYYPLRQPQTYTLSQLLHYPSALPLDSITVELKGRLCAAKGLRNGLGQHLWLETDHGLFLLRCWHRAWGPIWPILEPAYLKTLSGRSLVIRGWFRRGTLPFVEVQEWHSPDHQRKRLWAAPYWAIATATLWILYGIMTLLGWI from the coding sequence ATGCCTGATCCAGAATCTGATTTTCGCCTAGATCCTCGCTATGTTGCGGGTTTGGCTGCCTTTAATCGCGGCGATTATCAACTGGCGATCGCTGCCTTCAAAGCAGTCATTGCCAGCTACGGTCAACGCCGCGAAGGTCTGAAGGCTCACCTGCACCTGATTAAAGCCTATGCCCACACTCACCAATGGCAGGAGGCCATTGATCTGTGCCAACTCTTGGCGCGATCGCCCCTGCCACCAATTCGGGCTTGGGCACAAAAACATCTACCAGCACTAGAACGCTATATGGATGAGGAACCGACCTCCCCCCATCTTGTATTTGTTGCGGCAAAGGCTTCCAATCCACCCATGGAACTGCGGCAGGTGCCTCGCATCTATCTGTGGCTAAGCCAGGGGGCAACACTGCTGCTAATTGCTTGGCTGCTGCAAGGGGTGATTGCTGTCATTCTCAGTGAGGTCAATGAGCAACTGGGAGTCCTGCAGGGCTGGGAAGGGCTGATGGCGTGGTTTTTGGTGGGTTGCTTGGGGCTGGGGCTGCTCAGTGGCGGCAGTTGGCTGTGGTCGTGGCGATTGAGCGCCTGTTATGGTCTGCGTCCTGTTAGTCCTGGCGAACTTGAGGAGTATAGTCCCGAAACGGTGATGCTCTTGGGGCGTTTGCCGTGGTCATGGTGGCAACCCCGTCCCCAAGTGGCCTGTCTGATGACGGCAGCACCGGTGATTTTTAGCTATGGACGGTGGCAGCGGCGAATTATTGTCAGCGAAGGTTTGTTGCGATCGCTCTCTAGGGAGGAACTGCTGGCTCTAATGGCCACTGAAATTGCCCAACTGCGGCTGGGGCTCAATACGCTAGTAACGCCCCTTGTACTGCTGTTGCAACTGCCCTATGACGTTTACTATTGGTGTAGCCGTTGGGGGGATCGCCATGCACCTCCCTACAGCCGCCAGTGGCAACAAAGACTCCTTAGGGGAACGGTTTATGGTTTGTGTGCCCTCCTGAGTCAGGGGAGTTATCTCCTATTTCGGGGGCTAGAATTGCTCTGCTTTTGGAGCAATCAACTGCGGCAGTACTATAGCGATCGCCAAGCCGCCGCCCTGGTGGGGAATCCCAATACCCTTGTGATGGCTTGGTTGCGCCTCATGGAAGTCACAGCAACGGCCGTGCGTGCCCAAGGCGAAATCGGTGCTTCCCTAGAATCCCTGCGCCTGCTTCTGCCTCTAAACCCCACCCAAGCTGCCCTGTGGGGCGATCAACCCCTCGATTGGCCAGTGCTGCTCCAGTGGGATACCGCCCACCCTCTGCGGTATTGGTTTCGCTTGACCTCTTCCCATCGTCCCCTTGGACTGCGCCTGCAAGCCCTGATGACCTATGCGCGGCAATGGCAACTGGATCCCCTGCTTTCCCTACCCTCTGCCTCCTCCCCTCGCTGTCAACGGGCTTGGCAACAACTTGCTCCCTTCTGGGGGGCGATCGCCGGCCTTGTTGTCGCCCTCATACTCACAGGTATTGGCCAACTTGCCCTGTGGCTGGGTCCGGTCGCATTTCCCCTTTGGTGGTTAGCCGATGGGTTGACGCTGGCGCGGGGCTTCATTGCCATTGGTATTGGTTTAGGTCTGCTTCTGCGGTTCAATGCCTACTATCCCCTGCGACAACCGCAAACCTACACCCTGAGTCAACTCCTCCATTATCCCTCGGCCCTGCCCCTCGACAGTATCACCGTGGAGCTGAAGGGAAGGTTGTGTGCAGCTAAGGGCTTGCGCAATGGCCTCGGACAGCACCTGTGGCTGGAGACGGATCATGGCTTGTTTCTGCTGCGCTGCTGGCATAGAGCTTGGGGGCCGATTTGGCCAATCCTTGAGCCAGCCTATCTCAAAACCTTGTCGGGGCGATCGCTAGTGATTCGCGGTTGGTTTCGACGGGGTACCCTGCCCTTTGTGGAAGTCCAAGAGTGGCACTCCCCAGACCACCAACGAAAACGATTGTGGGCAGCTCCCTATTGGGCGATCGCCACTGCCACGCTGTGGATTCTCTACGGCATCATGACACTATTGGGTTGGATCTAG